Proteins from a genomic interval of Channa argus isolate prfri chromosome 11, Channa argus male v1.0, whole genome shotgun sequence:
- the LOC137136143 gene encoding rho guanine nucleotide exchange factor 28-like isoform X2, whose protein sequence is MELSRRKVPLYGQAKVFALLEGLDSVPEGAEVYVVLEGSTLVHVTRAQSDVMLCFIVPGHNLAEAVSVQAYLCSETTPLTWVGGASLEYVQDDAQDLAEHLVINGHSLSATDHKELRSLFNLGQESSRCAMDCRMALAMANLDIPQDWNVLGWHGGVGHNPRESPLHLAVRWGMCRLAELLLCQPGGLMAVSLPNEEGVTPLQLAQAAGNTELLELLTHPPNPLATPPAGLTQVWADRSRLLRFCHDTDNLTLTVRQNLRWSSTESRHADILFLRDRLRDEEFLREIKALRRELVETVIGKEELVDDPAENALYPDINGENSAVEESDYEEQLMFCLNEEDEDYDLSQSDSEKNQSIRESQPLSPTLAAAARLSAMMHGKDRVYAKAMLVDQVDGADIKYHSPGEEEGNHVSHVGSPCWDSFSRTSPVSGNFSQSHQPSSPHSGERDDHREQSPRTSPPSPIAISPSFPSSPLASALRLFEGAQRRQAQLCQPVSPALNRRGCSLTETSRALSPSLECDSEEEDILGHSYPCSSLKQQSILRSSSKEERDSFDTSPDFNSTHKFTKGPEEAEVRLRSYSYSSPKAKLTRPLLNRDATSTDLAEEQRALSLIEAPREKRIEDEEWDKYIIPSKIESEKYKVSRTFSFLKSRMSSTRNKTKVKGKEVKEGKEKTVAINGHQFVPVSQCGPTLCVACDKSVSGKELLQCSNCFLNVHKCCRESVAACGKKPQERNALQMKSKTLSLPQNSVKDNSPASIFSSSSSASFSSQPTMTREKRETVVPISKSLSISIDNRQLSDAPDGECGVTAFTNTSLSDEGTPVTTTPPSTEPPITTQEAVDAPLLSDLSADLLGLEAESWSLVVSPDFCRRHDRHAVKRQEVIYELMQTELHHIQTLTVMSEVFRRGMLEELQMDWDCVTRIFPCLDPLLIFHRNLFGVMQERRQAATQPDNPRNYFIHQIGDILLRQFSDENADKMKQVYGEFCSHHTEAVNVFKELQQQNKKLQNFVRQQSNNSLVRRREVPEFILLVTQRITKYPVLLERILKYTQEGSQEHSDLSSALSQIRDVITAVDLTVSKYEKYQELQEVLARLENKSFAKLKKGKLFRKQDLNCTHRDLQHKGLVYWKTATGRLKDTLALLLTDVLVFLQEKDQRFIFAAVDQKPPVIPLQKLIVREVANEERGMFLISASSVGPEMYEVHTTTREERNAWMKHIRQAVERCPEEEEEEEQNTETEEARRAAELRVQRITKFQETLLCQDQRICNTLEEKLQLYAELTELTLHSPEPVPHRHLLVQPDTDSETPRQASSLLTAALREAENLINILQAHDGLSVQSQNSPVKGPECFSYNSHGSSIQESPSEPDYLSTLSMSSTSLGSDCDSTGLDSVLWSSAVELRRGDTKATMLKVIESVQSLTQLLYSLQATITLQDSCCEVQKLLLQERERPQLRTLTSLQNSLEQEKLRCNDKKKEEVEKKGLDRKKDEVDEVQKLHAKLRQEQQRWDRECLARDKQQSEQESVLEQREQQCLLDTERLSCERDELQAQLLEYQQNLDRLREGQRNVEREKQKIEAQHRLLQSWRHSRQSSLPVAIPLDRYKVANHSRSGSLDGNSSTYKNEAALLASLQQNHLHQPANNNQHQLLLSAQRKNQDGSLHSTSYTTNLGLSANLYNSLNTLLSQAHSKQPPDGLMHTNCPLPLNDSVHPFSSRVTAQGTNNNLSPPLDKRSLGPWSSEVMGHGLYEDNHSSPPLLTPLLAPQAYLSLEGQNMVEGGEENIVYL, encoded by the exons GACATAGTCTGTCTGCCACAGATCACAAGGAGCTCAGAAGCCTCTTCAACCTGGGGCAGGAGAGCTCTCGATGTGCAATGGATTGTCGCATGGCCCTGGCTATGGCCAACCTGGACATCCCTCAGGACTGGAATGTGCTGGGGTGGCACGGTGGAGTTG GGCACAATCCCAGAGAGTCTCCCCTCCACCTGGCTGTGCGATGGGGTATGTGTCGGCTTGCAGAGCTGTTGCTTTGCCAGCCAGGGGGTTTGATGGCTGTCAGTCTGCCAAACGAAGAGGGAGTCACACCGTTGCAGCTGGCACAAGCAGCAGGCAACACTGAGCTGCTGGAGCTGCTCACACA CCCACCCAACCCACTAGCTACACCTCCAGCAGGCCTGACCCAAGTGTGGGCAGACCGGTCCCGCTTGCTGAGGTTCTGTCATGACACAGACAACCTGACCCTGACTGTCCGACAAAACCTGAGATGGAGTTCAACTGAGAGCCGGCACGCTGACATCCTGTTTCTCAGAGACCGGCTCAGAGATGAGGAGTTCCTCAGAgag ATTAAAGCACTGAGGAGGGAACTGGTGGAGACAGTCATAGGGAAGGAAGAACTAGTGGATGATCCTGCAGAGAATG CACTGTATCCTGATATCAATGGAGAAAACTCTGCTGTAGAAGAAAGT GACTATGAGGAGCAACTAATGTTTTGCCTGAATGAGGAGGACGAAGACTACGATCTGTCACAGTCTGACTCtg AGAAAAACCAGTCTATAAGGGAAAGCCAGCCCTTATCCCCGACTCTTGCTGCAGCTGCCAGACTGTCGGCGATGATGCATGGCAAAGACAGAGTATATGCGAAGGCCATGCTGGTGGACCAG GTGGATGGCGCTGACATTAAATACCACTCTccaggggaggaggagggtaaCCATGTGTCCCATGTTGGCAGCCCATGCTGGGACTCCTTCTCCAGGACTTCCCCGGTGTCAGGGAATTTCTCCCAGAGCCACCAGCCTTCCTCACCCCATAGTGGGGAGAGGGACGATCATAGGGAGCAGTCCCCTCGcacctctcctccctctcccattGCTATCTCCCcatcttttccttcctcccCATTGGCCTCCGCCCTTCGTTTGTTCGAGGGAGCACAGAGGCGTCAAGCACAGCTTTGCCAGCCAGTTTCTCCAGCTTTGAATCGCAGAGGATGCAGCTTGACAGAGACAAGCCGGGCCCTGAG TCCTAGTCTTGAGTGTGACAGCGAAGAAGAAGACATTCTAGGACATTCCTACCCCTGCTCGTCTTTAAAACAACAGTCCATCCTGAGGTCCAGCtcaaaagaggagagggactcCTTTGACACTTCACCAGATTTTAacagcacacacaaattcacTAAG GGCCCAGAGGAAGCAGAGGTCCGTTTGCGCTCCTACTCCTACTCCTCCCCCAAGGCGAAGCTGACACGACCTCTGCTAAACCGAGATGCAACCAGCACTGACCTGGCAGAAG AGCAGAGAGCATTAAGCCTGATTGAGGCGCCCAGAGAAAAGAG GATTGAGGATGAGGAGTGGGATAAGTACATAATCCCATCTAAGATCGAGTCAGAGAAGTACAAAGTCAGCCGGACGTTCAGCTTCCTCAAGAGCAGGATGTCCAGCACTCGCAACAAGACCAAG GTAAAGGGAAAGGAGGTGAAGGAGGGAAAGGAGAAGACGGTGGCTATTAATGGACACCAATTTGTTCCTGTGTCTCAGTGTGGTCCCACTCTTTGTGTGGCCTGTGATAAGTCTGTTTCTGGGAAGGAGCTGTTGCAGTGCTCCA actgtTTCCTGAATGTCCATAAATGCTGTCGAGAGTCTGTTGCAGCCTGTGGAAAG AAGCCGCAGGAGAGGAATGCACTACAGATGAAAAGCAAGACCTTGTCTCTCCCACAGA ACTCAGTGAAAGACAACTCTCCAGCCTccattttctcttcctcctcctccgcctcctTCTCTTCACAGCCAACAATGaccagagagaagagagaaacagTTGTCCCTATCTCCAAAAGCCTCTCCATCTCTATAGACAACAG ACAGCTTAGTGATGCACCAGACGGGGAGTGCGGTGTGACAGCATTCACTAACACCTCACTATCTGATGAGGGAACACCCGTCACAACAACTCCTCCGTCCACTGAGCCGCCAATCACAACACAGG AGGCTGTTGACGCCCCACTACTGAGTGACTTGTCAGCTGATCTGCTGGGACTCGAGGCAGAGTCGTGGAGTCTGGTTGTCAGTCCGGACTTTTGCAGGCGGCACGATAGGCACGCAGTGAAACGACAGGAAGTTATTTACG AGCTGATGCAGACCGAGCTGCACCACATTCAGACCCTAACAGTCATGTCTGAGGTGTTCAGGAGAGGCatgctggaggagctgcagatgGACTGGGACTGTGTGACCCGTATTTTTCCCTGCTTGGATCCGCTGCTGATCTTCCACAGGAACCTTTTTGGAGTGATGCAGGAACGCAGGCAGGCTGCCACCCAACCTGACAACCCTCGAAATTACTTCATCCATCAGATCGGAGATATACTGCTTCGGCAG TTCTCAGATGAAAATGCTGACAAGATGAAGCAGGTGTACGGAGAGTTCTGCAGTCATCATACCGAGGCTGTTAATGTCTTCAAAGAGCTGCAGCAACAGAACAAGAAACTCCAAAACTTTGTCAGA CAACAGAGCAACAACTCTCTAGTCCGGCGTAGAGAGGTGCCGGAGTTTATCTTGCTAGTCACTCAGCGCATCACCAAGTATCCAGTGCTGCTGGAGAGGATATTAAAGTATACTCAGG AAGGAAGTCAGGAACACTCAGACTTGTCGAGTGCCTTGTCTCAGATTCGTGATGTCATTACTGCAGTGGACCTGACTGTGAGTAAATATGAGAAGTATCAGGAGCTGCAAGAAGTGCTCGCCCGGCTGGAGAATAAGAGCTTTGCCAAACTAAAAAAAGGCAAGTTGTTTCGCAAACAGGACTTAAACTGCACACACAGGGATTTGCAGCATAAAGGACTCGTCTACTGGAAAACTGCCACAGGACGCTTAAAAG ATACTTTGGCTCTTCTTCTCACTGACGTTCTGGTTTTCCTACAAGAGAAAGACCAGCGCTTCATATTTGCTGCTGTA GACCAGAAGCCTCCAGTAATTCCTCTACAAAAGCTGATTGTTAGAGAAGTAGCCAATGAGGAGAGAGGGATGTTCCTTATCTCTGCCTCCTCAGTGGGACCAGAGATGTATGAAGTTCACACCACcaccagagaggagaggaatgCATGGATGAAACACATACGACAAGCTGTAGAGAG GTGTccggaggaagaagaagaggaggaacaaAACACTGAGACAGAGGAGGCCAGGCGAGCTGCAGAATTGAGAGTTCAGAGGATCACCAAGTTTCAAG aGACACTGTTGTGCCAGGACCAACGTATCTGCAACACTCTGGAGGAAAAGTTACAGCTGTATGCTGAGCTCACAGAGTTAACGCTGCACTCCCCAGAACCTGTACCACATCGCCATCTGCTGGTGCAACCAGACACGGACAGCGAGACACCACGACAGGCCTCATCATTACTTACTGCTGCACTCAGAGAAG CGGAGAACCTGATCAACATCCTGCAGGCTCACGATGGCCTTTCTGTACAAAGTCAGAACTCTCCTGTCAAAGGACCAGAGTGCTTCAGCTATAACAGCCATGGCAGCAGCATTCAGGAGTCTCCCTCTGAAC cGGATTATCTAAGCACGCTCAGTATGAGTTCCACCTCTCTTGGATCCGACTGTGATTCAACAGGGTTGGACAGTGTGCTGTGGAGCTCTGCAGTAGAGCTGAGAAGAGGGGACACCAAAGCAACAATGTTAAAG GTGATAGAGAGCGTCCAGAGCCTGACTCAGCTTCTCTATAGTCTGCAG GCCACCATAACCCTCCAAGACAGCTGCTGTGAAGTTCAGAAACTCCTTCTccaggagagagaaagacctcaGCTCCGAACGCTCACGTCCCTCCAAAACAGCCTG GAACAAGAAAAGCTGAGGTGTAATGataagaagaaagaggaagtagAAAAGAAGGGAttagacagaaagaaagacgaGGTGGACGAGGTGCAGAAACTCCACGCAAAGCTGAGACAGGAGCAGCAGCGCTGGGACAGAGAGTGTCTGGCCAGAGACAAACAGCAG AGTGAGCAGGAAAGTGTTCTGGAGCAGAGGGAGCAGCAGTGCCTTCTGGACACTGAACGGCTGAGCTGTGAGCGTGATGAACTGCAGGCCCAGCTGCTGGAGTATCAGCAAAACCTGGACAGACTGAGGGAGGGCCAGAGGAATGTGGAGAGGGAAAAGCAGAAGATAGAAGCCCAGCACAGGCTACTGCAGAGCTGGAGACACAGTCGTCAGAGCAGCCTGCCTGTTGCGATACCACTGGATAGATACAAG GTGGCCAATCACAGCCGCTCAGGCAGCCTGGATGGAAACAGTTCAACGTATAAGAACGAAGCAGCCTTACTGGCCTCCCTCCAGCAGAATCACCTCCACCAGCCGGCTAACAACAACCAGCACCAGCTTCTGCTCTCTGCACAGAGGAAGAACCAAGATGGCTCTCTGCACAGCACCAGCTATACTACTAACCTTGGCCTCAGTGCCAACCTCTACAACAGCCTCAACACGCTGCTGAGTCAGGCACACAGCAAGCAGCCTCCGGATGGTCTGATGCACACAAACTGCCCTCTTCCCCTGAACGATTCTGTCCACCCGTTCAGCAGCAGGGTCACTGCACAGGGGACCAACAACA ACCTCAGTCCACCACTGGACAAGCGATCCCTGGGTCCCTGGAGTTCAGAGGTCATGGGTCATGGACTCTATGAAGACAACCACTCCTCGCCCCCCCTTCTTACCCCCCTCCTTGCCCCACAGGCTTACCTCTCTCTTGAAGGACAGAACATGGTGGAAGGAGGTGAAGAGAACATTGTTTATCTCTGA
- the LOC137136143 gene encoding rho guanine nucleotide exchange factor 28-like isoform X4 — protein sequence MDSDSDSPFNYSWPSFPKMRMRRKMGKKEKNQSIRESQPLSPTLAAAARLSAMMHGKDRVYAKAMLVDQVDGADIKYHSPGEEEGNHVSHVGSPCWDSFSRTSPVSGNFSQSHQPSSPHSGERDDHREQSPRTSPPSPIAISPSFPSSPLASALRLFEGAQRRQAQLCQPVSPALNRRGCSLTETSRALSPSLECDSEEEDILGHSYPCSSLKQQSILRSSSKEERDSFDTSPDFNSTHKFTKGPEEAEVRLRSYSYSSPKAKLTRPLLNRDATSTDLAEEQRALSLIEAPREKRIEDEEWDKYIIPSKIESEKYKVSRTFSFLKSRMSSTRNKTKVKGKEVKEGKEKTVAINGHQFVPVSQCGPTLCVACDKSVSGKELLQCSNCFLNVHKCCRESVAACGKKPQERNALQMKSKTLSLPQNSVKDNSPASIFSSSSSASFSSQPTMTREKRETVVPISKSLSISIDNRQLSDAPDGECGVTAFTNTSLSDEGTPVTTTPPSTEPPITTQEAVDAPLLSDLSADLLGLEAESWSLVVSPDFCRRHDRHAVKRQEVIYELMQTELHHIQTLTVMSEVFRRGMLEELQMDWDCVTRIFPCLDPLLIFHRNLFGVMQERRQAATQPDNPRNYFIHQIGDILLRQFSDENADKMKQVYGEFCSHHTEAVNVFKELQQQNKKLQNFVRQQSNNSLVRRREVPEFILLVTQRITKYPVLLERILKYTQEGSQEHSDLSSALSQIRDVITAVDLTVSKYEKYQELQEVLARLENKSFAKLKKGKLFRKQDLNCTHRDLQHKGLVYWKTATGRLKDTLALLLTDVLVFLQEKDQRFIFAAVDQKPPVIPLQKLIVREVANEERGMFLISASSVGPEMYEVHTTTREERNAWMKHIRQAVERCPEEEEEEEQNTETEEARRAAELRVQRITKFQETLLCQDQRICNTLEEKLQLYAELTELTLHSPEPVPHRHLLVQPDTDSETPRQASSLLTAALREAENLINILQAHDGLSVQSQNSPVKGPECFSYNSHGSSIQESPSEPDYLSTLSMSSTSLGSDCDSTGLDSVLWSSAVELRRGDTKATMLKVIESVQSLTQLLYSLQATITLQDSCCEVQKLLLQERERPQLRTLTSLQNSLEQEKLRCNDKKKEEVEKKGLDRKKDEVDEVQKLHAKLRQEQQRWDRECLARDKQQSEQESVLEQREQQCLLDTERLSCERDELQAQLLEYQQNLDRLREGQRNVEREKQKIEAQHRLLQSWRHSRQSSLPVAIPLDRYKVANHSRSGSLDGNSSTYKNEAALLASLQQNHLHQPANNNQHQLLLSAQRKNQDGSLHSTSYTTNLGLSANLYNSLNTLLSQAHSKQPPDGLMHTNCPLPLNDSVHPFSSRVTAQGTNNNLSPPLDKRSLGPWSSEVMGHGLYEDNHSSPPLLTPLLAPQAYLSLEGQNMVEGGEENIVYL from the exons ATGGATTCTGACTCGGACTCTCCTTTCAACTACTCCTGGCCTTCGTTTCCTAAGATGAGGATGCGCAGGAAGATGGGAAAGAAAG AGAAAAACCAGTCTATAAGGGAAAGCCAGCCCTTATCCCCGACTCTTGCTGCAGCTGCCAGACTGTCGGCGATGATGCATGGCAAAGACAGAGTATATGCGAAGGCCATGCTGGTGGACCAG GTGGATGGCGCTGACATTAAATACCACTCTccaggggaggaggagggtaaCCATGTGTCCCATGTTGGCAGCCCATGCTGGGACTCCTTCTCCAGGACTTCCCCGGTGTCAGGGAATTTCTCCCAGAGCCACCAGCCTTCCTCACCCCATAGTGGGGAGAGGGACGATCATAGGGAGCAGTCCCCTCGcacctctcctccctctcccattGCTATCTCCCcatcttttccttcctcccCATTGGCCTCCGCCCTTCGTTTGTTCGAGGGAGCACAGAGGCGTCAAGCACAGCTTTGCCAGCCAGTTTCTCCAGCTTTGAATCGCAGAGGATGCAGCTTGACAGAGACAAGCCGGGCCCTGAG TCCTAGTCTTGAGTGTGACAGCGAAGAAGAAGACATTCTAGGACATTCCTACCCCTGCTCGTCTTTAAAACAACAGTCCATCCTGAGGTCCAGCtcaaaagaggagagggactcCTTTGACACTTCACCAGATTTTAacagcacacacaaattcacTAAG GGCCCAGAGGAAGCAGAGGTCCGTTTGCGCTCCTACTCCTACTCCTCCCCCAAGGCGAAGCTGACACGACCTCTGCTAAACCGAGATGCAACCAGCACTGACCTGGCAGAAG AGCAGAGAGCATTAAGCCTGATTGAGGCGCCCAGAGAAAAGAG GATTGAGGATGAGGAGTGGGATAAGTACATAATCCCATCTAAGATCGAGTCAGAGAAGTACAAAGTCAGCCGGACGTTCAGCTTCCTCAAGAGCAGGATGTCCAGCACTCGCAACAAGACCAAG GTAAAGGGAAAGGAGGTGAAGGAGGGAAAGGAGAAGACGGTGGCTATTAATGGACACCAATTTGTTCCTGTGTCTCAGTGTGGTCCCACTCTTTGTGTGGCCTGTGATAAGTCTGTTTCTGGGAAGGAGCTGTTGCAGTGCTCCA actgtTTCCTGAATGTCCATAAATGCTGTCGAGAGTCTGTTGCAGCCTGTGGAAAG AAGCCGCAGGAGAGGAATGCACTACAGATGAAAAGCAAGACCTTGTCTCTCCCACAGA ACTCAGTGAAAGACAACTCTCCAGCCTccattttctcttcctcctcctccgcctcctTCTCTTCACAGCCAACAATGaccagagagaagagagaaacagTTGTCCCTATCTCCAAAAGCCTCTCCATCTCTATAGACAACAG ACAGCTTAGTGATGCACCAGACGGGGAGTGCGGTGTGACAGCATTCACTAACACCTCACTATCTGATGAGGGAACACCCGTCACAACAACTCCTCCGTCCACTGAGCCGCCAATCACAACACAGG AGGCTGTTGACGCCCCACTACTGAGTGACTTGTCAGCTGATCTGCTGGGACTCGAGGCAGAGTCGTGGAGTCTGGTTGTCAGTCCGGACTTTTGCAGGCGGCACGATAGGCACGCAGTGAAACGACAGGAAGTTATTTACG AGCTGATGCAGACCGAGCTGCACCACATTCAGACCCTAACAGTCATGTCTGAGGTGTTCAGGAGAGGCatgctggaggagctgcagatgGACTGGGACTGTGTGACCCGTATTTTTCCCTGCTTGGATCCGCTGCTGATCTTCCACAGGAACCTTTTTGGAGTGATGCAGGAACGCAGGCAGGCTGCCACCCAACCTGACAACCCTCGAAATTACTTCATCCATCAGATCGGAGATATACTGCTTCGGCAG TTCTCAGATGAAAATGCTGACAAGATGAAGCAGGTGTACGGAGAGTTCTGCAGTCATCATACCGAGGCTGTTAATGTCTTCAAAGAGCTGCAGCAACAGAACAAGAAACTCCAAAACTTTGTCAGA CAACAGAGCAACAACTCTCTAGTCCGGCGTAGAGAGGTGCCGGAGTTTATCTTGCTAGTCACTCAGCGCATCACCAAGTATCCAGTGCTGCTGGAGAGGATATTAAAGTATACTCAGG AAGGAAGTCAGGAACACTCAGACTTGTCGAGTGCCTTGTCTCAGATTCGTGATGTCATTACTGCAGTGGACCTGACTGTGAGTAAATATGAGAAGTATCAGGAGCTGCAAGAAGTGCTCGCCCGGCTGGAGAATAAGAGCTTTGCCAAACTAAAAAAAGGCAAGTTGTTTCGCAAACAGGACTTAAACTGCACACACAGGGATTTGCAGCATAAAGGACTCGTCTACTGGAAAACTGCCACAGGACGCTTAAAAG ATACTTTGGCTCTTCTTCTCACTGACGTTCTGGTTTTCCTACAAGAGAAAGACCAGCGCTTCATATTTGCTGCTGTA GACCAGAAGCCTCCAGTAATTCCTCTACAAAAGCTGATTGTTAGAGAAGTAGCCAATGAGGAGAGAGGGATGTTCCTTATCTCTGCCTCCTCAGTGGGACCAGAGATGTATGAAGTTCACACCACcaccagagaggagaggaatgCATGGATGAAACACATACGACAAGCTGTAGAGAG GTGTccggaggaagaagaagaggaggaacaaAACACTGAGACAGAGGAGGCCAGGCGAGCTGCAGAATTGAGAGTTCAGAGGATCACCAAGTTTCAAG aGACACTGTTGTGCCAGGACCAACGTATCTGCAACACTCTGGAGGAAAAGTTACAGCTGTATGCTGAGCTCACAGAGTTAACGCTGCACTCCCCAGAACCTGTACCACATCGCCATCTGCTGGTGCAACCAGACACGGACAGCGAGACACCACGACAGGCCTCATCATTACTTACTGCTGCACTCAGAGAAG CGGAGAACCTGATCAACATCCTGCAGGCTCACGATGGCCTTTCTGTACAAAGTCAGAACTCTCCTGTCAAAGGACCAGAGTGCTTCAGCTATAACAGCCATGGCAGCAGCATTCAGGAGTCTCCCTCTGAAC cGGATTATCTAAGCACGCTCAGTATGAGTTCCACCTCTCTTGGATCCGACTGTGATTCAACAGGGTTGGACAGTGTGCTGTGGAGCTCTGCAGTAGAGCTGAGAAGAGGGGACACCAAAGCAACAATGTTAAAG GTGATAGAGAGCGTCCAGAGCCTGACTCAGCTTCTCTATAGTCTGCAG GCCACCATAACCCTCCAAGACAGCTGCTGTGAAGTTCAGAAACTCCTTCTccaggagagagaaagacctcaGCTCCGAACGCTCACGTCCCTCCAAAACAGCCTG GAACAAGAAAAGCTGAGGTGTAATGataagaagaaagaggaagtagAAAAGAAGGGAttagacagaaagaaagacgaGGTGGACGAGGTGCAGAAACTCCACGCAAAGCTGAGACAGGAGCAGCAGCGCTGGGACAGAGAGTGTCTGGCCAGAGACAAACAGCAG AGTGAGCAGGAAAGTGTTCTGGAGCAGAGGGAGCAGCAGTGCCTTCTGGACACTGAACGGCTGAGCTGTGAGCGTGATGAACTGCAGGCCCAGCTGCTGGAGTATCAGCAAAACCTGGACAGACTGAGGGAGGGCCAGAGGAATGTGGAGAGGGAAAAGCAGAAGATAGAAGCCCAGCACAGGCTACTGCAGAGCTGGAGACACAGTCGTCAGAGCAGCCTGCCTGTTGCGATACCACTGGATAGATACAAG GTGGCCAATCACAGCCGCTCAGGCAGCCTGGATGGAAACAGTTCAACGTATAAGAACGAAGCAGCCTTACTGGCCTCCCTCCAGCAGAATCACCTCCACCAGCCGGCTAACAACAACCAGCACCAGCTTCTGCTCTCTGCACAGAGGAAGAACCAAGATGGCTCTCTGCACAGCACCAGCTATACTACTAACCTTGGCCTCAGTGCCAACCTCTACAACAGCCTCAACACGCTGCTGAGTCAGGCACACAGCAAGCAGCCTCCGGATGGTCTGATGCACACAAACTGCCCTCTTCCCCTGAACGATTCTGTCCACCCGTTCAGCAGCAGGGTCACTGCACAGGGGACCAACAACA ACCTCAGTCCACCACTGGACAAGCGATCCCTGGGTCCCTGGAGTTCAGAGGTCATGGGTCATGGACTCTATGAAGACAACCACTCCTCGCCCCCCCTTCTTACCCCCCTCCTTGCCCCACAGGCTTACCTCTCTCTTGAAGGACAGAACATGGTGGAAGGAGGTGAAGAGAACATTGTTTATCTCTGA